Part of the Prunus dulcis chromosome 8, ALMONDv2, whole genome shotgun sequence genome is shown below.
AATCCCTTTTTAAGTGCTCCAAAACATACATAAATCCTCTTGAAAATAGGATTCTCACCTTGCAATTCAGTTTTCACAATAACAGTACTTCCAGGGTTATTGCTCTTTAACTCTTCACAATAATCCCACAACTTACCATATTGCTCTTCAATACTGCCTTGAATTCTCTTTTTTGCAAAACTCTTGGCTTTATAAACTTGAGCCTCAGTTACATCTATGGCATAATGTTTCCTTATTAACTTCATGAAATCTGTCACTTTCATTTTGGGATTATCTCTTAACTCCTCATCAAACCTCTTAGACAGCCATGATGAAGTGGCATACTTGGTTCTTTGCCTCCTTCCACATGTATGCCTTGGAACATATGTCTTAATCCTTGTACTTGGACCTTTCCCCACATGAGAAGCATATAGCATCCAAGGACATggaaccttttgttttttatctccttcacatttgagcCTCACCCTATTCGAATCATTCCTCACCCACTTCAATGGCCTTGCACATGAAACTGCATAATACCTTATTGCTTCCCTACACTGCTCCATGTTGGTAAATTCCATTCCCAAATGAAATGTTGGCTTCAGCAAATCAGATTCTCTTCTAAACTGCTTAAATCTAGGAGCTTTTCTTCTGCGATTACGGTTTTTCACACCTTCACCCTCATCAGATTCTTCATCAAGACTTACAAGATCGTCGGTATTGTAGTCTTCACTGTCAACCTCACCAGGttcttcattgtattcatcattttcttcatcaactaCATGTTTATCAAACAAGTTATCATCCTCTTCCAAGACTCTCTTCAACCCTTCTTCATCTGACTGCTCGAACTCGGAGTCAATCAACTCAATGTCTGTCTCACTGTCATCATCTTCAGCCTCTTCTACactatcatcatcttcagcctCTTCTACactatcatcatcttcagcctCATCATCTTCACTGTCATCTGCCTCATTATCTCCCTCCTTATGTACCTCATCATAACCATCATCATCTAAATCAACATCCACTTCTACAAACTGGTTCCCCAACTCACCAACATCAGTTTCAGTTTCAACTTCTACTTCCAACCCCAATTGTGGAGTAGATGCAGATGCCTGGCTCTCTGGGAAATGCGGTTGATTCTTATATGAGAGATATAAAGGTTGAACTCTAGAAGTAGGTGTATACTCCACAAACTCAACTACATGGGCATCTACTTCAATTGGAACAAACCCCCTTCTTTTGTTCCAGTAGTGGTACTGTATTTTTTTATGGTCATATCCTAGAGAGATAGCAACATCAAACAGGTCAAGCATTGACAGGTGGTTAGCATTACAGTTGTCTGCCCAAGTAACCTTACCCCGAACATACTTCCCCTCTGAAATATAACCTCCATGGTGAATTTCTAGGGAGAACAAATCTGGATCAcctaaaaaaaacagaaaattatatataaaaccactATTTTAccacaccaaattttctttactGCCCAACTACCATTCTAAACTTCAAATTCACTCAGGTCCACCTATAATTATGCAGACAAAACAACACAAATGCTTCGGGACCACAAGTGTTTCATATTCAAAACAGCATATCAGACAACACCACAAAATGTGCAAACAACCGACACCAAGGACCACACAAGCttaaacaatttgaaattggGAAAATCGATTACTTACTGTACTTGGGAGGAGGCCCTCTGTTCCGCACCTGCAAAGGCAACACATCCAGACTCATGCTGCGTCGAATCAACAGAGCCAAAAGAACCTTTATGAAAATGCTTTCAGATTCCCTCGATTCCAACCTTAGATTTCGTCCTTTTTCCCGCCCAAATTCTAGTCCCTTTCTATCCCTACCCTACCAATGTGAAAGAGAAGTGCGAAGTGTgtgagagaggagaggttGCTAATTCAATCCGCGCCTAATGCCGAAAATAACCCTCAATCAAGCGTCAACGTGGGTCAAATAGACGGactaatggatgaaatgttcgAATTTTGACGGTGGGGGTAACattgataataaaatttaattcgaGCCTTTAAGTCgctaaaaaaaaaggtcaggTGGTAAATTGAGAATTATGTACAAGTTCAGGGGGCAATTCAGCAGAATACccaaatttttaataaaaattgacaTATTTTAAAGTAAGGgataaattttggctattttttataaaaactcctttattttttcatgtaACGAAGTCTTTGTCATTGGCCGGCCCTCTTTCGCCTCAATGGTTGCATTGTTAAATGAACTTGCCTAGAAGAATGCTGCGGGAACAATTTAAAGTAGAAACATGCGAAATTCCCCTGCGTTAAGAAAACGCGCTAAAACAAATATCCACAAAAGTCGTCTCAGTCGTCTCTTGTGCTCCGTCCATGCCCATAACTGATTAGTCGTCTCTGGTAAGCTTCTTAACTAGTTTGGCCGTTTGGCTTTCTATTGATCATCAtttactctctctctatctctctccctctctctctccacacacacacattcaaTGTTTAAGTCTTCCCAGTATGTTGGAACTGggtttaattttaaattttatgttatgtttgaTTGGATGTTTCTGATTCATGGGTTTCGGCTGCTTTCATGATTCACAGCTTAAACTGGTCGAGTTATTATGGATTACAGCTTAGGTCTTGATCAGAATTGATAGTACTTTGGTAGTATGTTATGGATTAAGACTGTAATCATATGAACTAATGATTCAATAGCATTGTTAATATTTCAAGTGCCTGGCTTTTGTGTGAAAATTGTGAATAAGGAGTCAAAGACAGTTTTTGGGGTGATTGACATACATACAATACATAATGGGTGGAATTCGCACCACAGTGAAAACGGCAGTGAAAACGGGGCCCAAGGTAGAATATGTCATTATAGATTACCCTCGAGATAGCAATGAGTTTGATGGACTTTCCCCAAGAGCAATTAGTAGTACAACTACATGCCCGGCCATTCCTAAGCAGGCTGCAAAGGTAAACTCAAACCTTGAACCTTTTTTCATTTATGGTGCGTTGGAATTAATTGTTACTCTCTTATATATCTAAATAATGTGTCAAGAAGTAAAATGAATGCACTTTTCTTGTGgttgtgtttgttttcttccGAATTTAGAACCATGGGCCGTTGTACTAGGACAACCCCAGTGCCTGAAATTTAGAACCATGAATAAGCCTCCTTATCCATTATGCTTGTGACCCTTGCCCTTGGAGAGCTCTGTAATCTTTCATCTGTGGAAGGAAGTTGGTGATGCAAAGTCCAATCAGAAATCAAGGTCTTACCATTTATCATTGCTTTCAGATGAATACTTAAATTGGATGCATCTTTAGAAACCAGCACAGTGCTAGGTTTTGAGTATACAGATTCAGAGTGCTTTATTACCTTCCTACTGAAAACAAACTTGAAATTTCAAGATGAAGAGGGCTCAGTAATGAATGACAAGAGACCTATTAAGTTTCTCTTTActctatttaatttataaaagcaGATCAAAGGGTTAGTTCATCCCTGTTTTATGGCTTGTTTATGTCTCATCCATGTTTTTGTTCATAGCTTTTgctttgaataaaataagtttcctctaaaagaaaaaacaaactaaaTTTCTCAGAAAACATCTGGTATTTGTTGGTTGTGAAAATGACGATTAATATTTGCCTCTAAACTATAGTTAGGAAATCAAAGCAAATGTACGTGGGGATTTGTGAACGTCTGAAACTGCATGTTCAAGCCTCCCCCGCCTCCTTATTGTATAAAACATTGCCAAACAGTTTGAATTTGACTGATCAACTACAATGTCATACTGTTATCACTGTCTTTTCTTAGAAATGCAAAATGTCCTTACCGCATAATAATATAGAATGCAATCTTTGGTTCTGATATAAATGTTCCAAATGTTACAGATAAGTTGTTGAGTAGACTAATAAGTTGCTCTTGTGTTATAGGTTTCAGAAATGAGCTCACTTTTGGGCAAAGCTGGCATCACTGGGTTCGGGAAGGCTATACAATTTTTGGACAGTCTTGGTAGCAGCATGACAAATTTGACCTCCATTGTTGGTACCTCGGGAATGTCAAGGAAAGAGAatacaatttcaattttggctTTTGAAGTTGCAAACACAATTGTCAAGGGTGCCAACCTGATGCAATCCCTTTCAGAGGATAATGTCAGACATTTAAAGGAGGTGGTGCTACCATCAAAAGGGGTGCAAACTTTAATATCTAGAGATATGGATGAGCTCCTGCGAATTGCTGCTGCTGACAAGAGGTGGTTAATCAGATATCATTTATGTTTTATCTGTTTTCGGAGTGAGAGTATTTCTGTTGTTTATTATCACCATATAATTTCTggttattttttcatatgtttgTTACATTAATGAAAGAATGTTTGCTGTTCGACATTGGCAGAGAAGAACTGAAAACATTTTCCAGTGACGTTGTGCGTTTTGGAAATTATTCTAAAGATCTGATGTGGCACAATTTGGACCTCTATTTTAAGAAGTAATACTAATGAATCTTGTAACTCTATTTTCTTGGTCATTTACAACATTTAAATTGAGATTCTCATGTGTTCCATctgcaattttttattatattaggATTGGTTCAAAAGTTACACAACAGAAGCATTTCAAAAGGCAAGCACAGGAAGATATGGAACAATTGATGACTTTAATACAGTCAACAGCAGTGAGTATTTACACGTTACTGTTGTGTAGAAAATGCTGATCTCTTAGTTACAGCAGTATCTGTTAATGGTTTAGCTCTGAAAATTCTGTATCTGTTTATCACTTTACTGTTGTATCAGTAACAATATCAAAACACAAATTTCTTTTCTCACTCTGCGGAAGATCTATATGTATGCACAGTacatattttctttggttaCATGAATTTTCTACTTAACGTTGTACTTCTTTTGCGAGGAATTGGATGTAGAACACATTCATTATCTCCTTTTCACACTTCACAGCTTTCCCTGAATTAATGGCAGACATGTATTGTCCTTCTGAAGTTTActgaagagaaggaaaatttgtttcctggtttcaggaattatgttATGAGTTGCATATGTTGGACAGACTGGAACAAGATTATCAGCGTAGGCTTAAAGGAGATGGTTCAAATGCTGCTAGAAGAGGTAATCTAAAGCTTGGTCTTTGacaaatttcatttgattCTCATATTATAGCCTTgtagttataaaaaataaaaaaaaaaatttgtttttaatttgtgatGGATAGCTTTAGAGAGCTTCAAGGTCACGCAATagatttttaagttttgagCTGGCATTATTTTTTTGCTATAATTTTACTTGTTTATTCCGTTTGTATCTTTCTTTCTGGCTGGACCTGCAAAGTAAGGCACCATTTATCCTctaatttctgtttttgtttgagttCAGAACATGGGCTTTCGTAATTTTAAGAGCAAACTCCTTGAATTATGCATCCATATTCACGGGGGTCGctttttttatctttgttgCTCTAAGGACAATCAGAACTTTGCATAATATTGTCTAATAACTTCTTGACATGTAGGAGACAGCCTTGCAATTTTAAGAGCAGATGTAAAGATGCAAGAGAAGTTTGTAAGcagtttaaagaaaaaatcacTCTGGTCAAAGACTTTTGAAGAGGTAGCAAGTCAGTTTGCTGTATTTAGCCCTTTTTAGGTGCATACAGGAAGGAATTATGTACAATTTAATGCTTAGGAGTATTGATGATCAACCTTAATGGCTTTGTTGTCTACAGAAGCAGTATTGTGTGAAGTATTATTCCAGAAACCCTATCTAAAATCCTGTGTTTACAGGTTGTCCAGAAGCTTGTAGATATTGTACACTTTCTACATTTGGAAATCCATGAAGCTTTTGGCAGTGCTGGTATGCATTCGAAATATTTGACGAAATTTCTATTTATGGCCACTGGCAGCCCACCCTCGTTTATCCTTCATCTCTTTATTGCTGTCGTTGTAATAATGGCTTGGtgaaaccacaaaaaaaaaaaagaaaaaaaaaaaagaggttaaTATGACATTCTGTCCACCATTGATCATCTTGAAGCATTTCATTTCATAGGATAACAAACTGTCTTTCTtctgaaagaaaattattgaTTAGCGTCTTctatttttcatttccatttgaTAACATACTGTTTTTCTTCTGAAAGAACATGATTGATTATCATCTCCtattttccatttccattttgATTTACAATTCTGATTATTCATCTCTCCTACCTCTTTTTCTGGCTTTAAATATAAAGTTTTTAAGCACAAGTTGCTCCTGAGTTTAATAAAGTTTTTTATGTCTCCCCATCTCCCCTGCAGATGATGAACCTGTGGAGAGTTCTCGGAAGAACCATAAGAAGTTGGGGCCTTCTGGTATTTCATTACATTATGCGAGTATTATTACACAAATTAACACACTAGTAAGTTTCATTCACTACTTAAGTGTTTCCAGTTTCCTTAACCTTGTTATGATGATTTTCACTGCTCATGTTTTATAACTTATATCATTTGTACAATATATTATGCTATTAGTTCACCAAAAGAGTTGGAAttcaaatcagaaaaactttcagaaattttttaccTAGATAGGCAGATTTATCGTTCTTTACCTTTGTAAGTAGAACACAACCTTAGCCAGTACCCAATGAATTAAAGGCACTAGGAATAAGACAATAAAACTATCTGGGATGGGCTGGAACCTAAGCACATTGAAACTTGAGAATCTAGTGGATAGAATTCAAGGTAGtaacaacaagaaaaaaaacaaaaggaagtaATGGACTACAACCTAATAACACTGACTCCCCTTCAAGCTGGTGAATATATATCACAACTTGCTTAGGATATTATGAAACACAGACCACTCTGTCAGTTAAAGCATCTGGTagttatttttcaatgtttacCAAAGGAGTGCAGAAGCCGAAATCCAGCCTCTCTTCAGTGAAGTGTCAGTGCACCTGAATGTGCTTGATCCTGTCATGCTGCAAGGGTTATGACCAATATTAATTGTTGCTTTGCTGTCAATTTGTCAAACATAATCTTGTAGGAcaatcaaatttcattttaactACTTAACAAGGATTGTAGTGAAAGGAGCTCACAAATACCAGGTTTCGTAGCTCAAAATTCTGCTGAAACTAGACCTGGCCACATCCCTGTTTCTTACCCCAAGTCACCAAGTTTCCAACAACCAACAGGTACCCGAAGCTAATTTTCCTATTAGGTATTGATCTTGCTATTTCTGCATCGGTACGAGGTCCATTCTTTTCTGACAGTCAGCAAATATCATCTTTCTAGGATTTTGCAtctctgtttcttgcttctttaTCAAGTTTTATACTTGACCAGGCTGAGAATCTGGTCTTACACGCTAGTTCAGTTTCTTTACAGCCTATACTGTCAGTCTACTTATAATGCCTGAagtattatttataaatttatccAGAAATTTCATAGAATTACCTTGTAGCCTTGGGACAATGATAAACCTAGACATCTTTTTGTGCTTATGAGATATACATACAGACATGCGAGCAAAGTGCTTCGTAAATGGGATTCTGCACTGCAGGATCCCATGACATTCAAACTGcaggtttgtttttcttgtcgCCACATTCAACAATGAACCTTAAGCCCTTTTATTTCATGAGAAACAGgtttcataaataataatcatCATGAAACATGATACAAATATTCGGTCAACAAGAGGTCCAACAACATTTTGATACAAACCTTTAAACCTTGAGCCATAAACCCTTCTCTACACCTAAAAGTAGTAAAACCATGTCCTACTTGAAAATTGaacttaaaaagaaataacagGACATTCAAATGGCATGGGATCTTCAAATGCGACATCTCGCACCTGAAGCTTGCTTTTATGTTTATCGGGGGACACACATTTTTACACACATTATGACACACAGTTTTGTCCATTAGAttaaaattcattgaatggCTGAGATTAAAACTCAAACATTAAATTGATTGTTGGATGAGGTTGGTAATGGTTCTTGTTGACCATTATTATTCAACAAGAAATCTAGACTTAGCACATGTGCAGTGTAGGTAtattagatttctttattttacaTTACTTTTTACAAGAGTTCAAGGTCTAGATTTCTCATTAGGATTATATCTGGGATCTTAGAAGATTTTCAAAGTACTGGtgaaaattatttctttattttttcaatccagatttcatttttctctccAGTGTGAAAAGTAGAACAGATCAGGGTATGCtcaatcttgaatcttgtaGGTCATTGGTCTTGTGCTAATATCTGAATGTAACCAGGTGTCTCTGTCACGATCAAGTTCAGTGCCTCAACATATGAGGGATACTTTGTATCAAGGGCTGCCATCCAGTGTAAAGTCAGCTTTGCGCTCAAAATTACAGTTAGTTGAGGTTAGttatatgttttctttattatatataattagaaaatttaTA
Proteins encoded:
- the LOC117612100 gene encoding protein PSK SIMULATOR 1-like isoform X1, with protein sequence MGGIRTTVKTAVKTGPKVEYVIIDYPRDSNEFDGLSPRAISSTTTCPAIPKQAAKVSEMSSLLGKAGITGFGKAIQFLDSLGSSMTNLTSIVGTSGMSRKENTISILAFEVANTIVKGANLMQSLSEDNVRHLKEVVLPSKGVQTLISRDMDELLRIAAADKREELKTFSSDVVRFGNYSKDLMWHNLDLYFKKIGSKVTQQKHFKRQAQEDMEQLMTLIQSTAELCYELHMLDRLEQDYQRRLKGDGSNAARRGDSLAILRADVKMQEKFVSSLKKKSLWSKTFEEVVQKLVDIVHFLHLEIHEAFGSADDEPVESSRKNHKKLGPSGISLHYASIITQINTLVSLSRSSSVPQHMRDTLYQGLPSSVKSALRSKLQLVELTVPQIKTEMKKTLEWLVPIASNTTKALHSFGWVGEWANSEFGERWKHGGQTGILRIETLHHADKAETEACIFKLVVWLQHLISQSGASDGGMPSTPVKTLNQKTNLLSRQTPYGSSPVLTDEDQEMLQDVSKSNLRLRMSRSQNHASRNAMLSKQHRLSKSSRDFLSSKTRKDPFPVWSLLSRPIDFDNDRIKLLDVIDGVDTIKGSN
- the LOC117612100 gene encoding protein PSK SIMULATOR 1-like isoform X2, translated to MGGIRTTVKTAVKTGPKVEYVIIDYPRDSNEFDGLSPRAISSTTTCPAIPKQAAKVSEMSSLLGKAGITGFGKAIQFLDSLGSSMTNLTSIVGTSGMSRKENTISILAFEVANTIVKGANLMQSLSEDNVRHLKEVVLPSKGVQTLISRDMDELLRIAAADKREELKTFSSDVVRFGNYSKDLMWHNLDLYFKKIGSKVTQQKHFKRQAQEDMEQLMTLIQSTAELCYELHMLDRLEQDYQRRLKGDGSNAARRDDEPVESSRKNHKKLGPSGISLHYASIITQINTLVSLSRSSSVPQHMRDTLYQGLPSSVKSALRSKLQLVELTVPQIKTEMKKTLEWLVPIASNTTKALHSFGWVGEWANSEFGERWKHGGQTGILRIETLHHADKAETEACIFKLVVWLQHLISQSGASDGGMPSTPVKTLNQKTNLLSRQTPYGSSPVLTDEDQEMLQDVSKSNLRLRMSRSQNHASRNAMLSKQHRLSKSSRDFLSSKTRKDPFPVWSLLSRPIDFDNDRIKLLDVIDGVDTIKGSN
- the LOC117612100 gene encoding protein PSK SIMULATOR 1-like isoform X3 translates to MSSLLGKAGITGFGKAIQFLDSLGSSMTNLTSIVGTSGMSRKENTISILAFEVANTIVKGANLMQSLSEDNVRHLKEVVLPSKGVQTLISRDMDELLRIAAADKREELKTFSSDVVRFGNYSKDLMWHNLDLYFKKIGSKVTQQKHFKRQAQEDMEQLMTLIQSTAELCYELHMLDRLEQDYQRRLKGDGSNAARRGDSLAILRADVKMQEKFVSSLKKKSLWSKTFEEVVQKLVDIVHFLHLEIHEAFGSADDEPVESSRKNHKKLGPSGISLHYASIITQINTLVSLSRSSSVPQHMRDTLYQGLPSSVKSALRSKLQLVELTVPQIKTEMKKTLEWLVPIASNTTKALHSFGWVGEWANSEFGERWKHGGQTGILRIETLHHADKAETEACIFKLVVWLQHLISQSGASDGGMPSTPVKTLNQKTNLLSRQTPYGSSPVLTDEDQEMLQDVSKSNLRLRMSRSQNHASRNAMLSKQHRLSKSSRDFLSSKTRKDPFPVWSLLSRPIDFDNDRIKLLDVIDGVDTIKGSN